ACATGTATCCATAGCAAGTTTTCCGGGGATGAAGGAAAAGACCGTTCTTATAAACGGTTTTTCAAAAGCTTATGCCATGACAGGTTGGAGATTGGGATATGCATGCGGACATCCTGATTTAATAGGTGCAATGTTTAAAATTCACCAATATGTTATTATGTCCTCGCCTACTACAGCTCAAAAGGCGGCGATTGAAGCTTTAAGAAACAGTGACAGTGATATAAATACAATGGTAAGGGAGTATAACAGGAGAAGAAGGATAATGGTAGATGGGTTCAGGAAAGCAGGTTATGGTTGTTTTGAACCTCTTGGCGCATTTTATGTTTTCCCGGATATAAGAAGTTCAGGAATGAGTTCCGAAGAGTTTTGTGAAAGGCTTCTTATTGAAGAGAGAGTCCTTGTTGTCCCAGGTACTGCTTTTGGCCAATGTGGGGAGGGATTTGTGAGAGCAACTTATGCAAACTCAATGGAGAATATTATTGAAGCCTTAAAAAGAATTCAACGGTTTGCAAGAAAGGTAAGAATGTAGGGCACATTTTTAAATTTTGAAGAAAATGTCGGAAGTAACATTGCGGAAAGTCTTATAGAGCCTGTTAATCCGACAAGGGATAAGCAAATCAACTGTTCTAAGCAAAATAATTACATTGAAATATTATTAAATCCCATTCAAATTATTTTGCGAGTTTGATTTGCCCCGAAGTGAATTTACAGGCTCTTAAGACTTGGAGCATTTAGTTACCGGAAGCATTTTCTTCATAAAAATAAAATGCGCCCGGAAATGTAAAACTATTTGTTTTTATTTATGGGTTATGGTAAAATTATGTATAAATATTTGCATAGATATGTATGAATATTTTTAAAGAATGGGGTGAGTTATATAGCATTTTCAACCATTATTAAAAAGCTTAGAGAGGAAAACAACTTATCCCAAAAAGATATTGCTGAGTATCTTGGTATTACCCGGCAGGCGGTAGCCGCCTATGAACTTGCAAAGAGAGAACCTGACTATGAAGTGTTAAAGAAACTTGCGGATTTTTTCGGAGTTTCTGTAGACTATTTATTGGGAAGGGTTTCATGCAAGGATATTAATGTCTTGACTGTAGCTAAAAACATTAAATTTATAAAAGGCAATTTAACTTTTGAGGAATTTTCGAAGGACATTTTCCGCAAAACAGGTACAATGATAACGCCTGAAATGTTGGAGCTTTATACCAAGGGAGAGAGAATGCCTTTTATCGGTACAATCAGAGTATTGGCCCAATATGCGTCAGTCCCTGAGTCTTTTTTCTATAGGCACAATACTCCTGAAACATATCATCAGGAGAAAAAGATGTATATGAAAGAGGTGCAGCAACTAGGTGCAGAATATTACCATGGTTTTGACTATACTATACCTGCTGCACTAAATCATATGGATGTTAAT
This Bacillota bacterium DNA region includes the following protein-coding sequences:
- a CDS encoding helix-turn-helix transcriptional regulator gives rise to the protein MAFSTIIKKLREENNLSQKDIAEYLGITRQAVAAYELAKREPDYEVLKKLADFFGVSVDYLLGRVSCKDINVLTVAKNIKFIKGNLTFEEFSKDIFRKTGTMITPEMLELYTKGERMPFIGTIRVLAQYASVPESFFYRHNTPETYHQEKKMYMKEVQQLGAEYYHGFDYTIPAALNHMDVNLAQWVMNKNNLKYIRLAKEMQESGLPIESVYSIIDVLKSINKGKE